In Tepidimicrobium xylanilyticum, a single window of DNA contains:
- a CDS encoding S41 family peptidase — protein sequence MLQNKRLLKETLILVLIGILISSISCSKAYKSISINDSPLTTKEKMEDFEYTYNIIKENYPFLEVNKRLHGVDWLANKDEYIERIKNTRTDDEFIEELSNIMRELNNGHTHVVQKEHFKWYYKVYSQNKFLLNRPWFKVFNDKKVLARYDYLGQEESTEEFGYFGNTDPAFEMDIILPDEVAYLKIHSMDGNRVEEDGKEIRRFYEEIKDYEKLIIDIRGNTGGSDYYWQENVISPLAKKSITVSNYLFIRGDYGNPFYRSRGIKLKPISHLDQDILKKMPEEVERNFQRYWKVTKTIKPKDPIDFRGKIYLLVDYRVYSSSESFAAFCKDSGFATLVGETTGGDGIGIDPLFFSLPNSGIVIRFSSMMALNGDFTINEEVKTIPHIEVNATPIKDYRYDKAIQYVVNEN from the coding sequence GTTGTAGTAAAGCATATAAAAGCATTTCTATTAATGATAGTCCCTTAACTACGAAAGAAAAAATGGAGGATTTTGAATATACCTATAATATCATAAAAGAAAACTATCCTTTTTTAGAAGTAAATAAAAGGCTACACGGTGTAGACTGGCTAGCCAATAAGGATGAATATATAGAAAGGATTAAAAATACAAGAACGGATGATGAATTCATAGAAGAATTATCGAATATAATGAGAGAACTTAATAATGGCCACACCCATGTGGTACAGAAGGAGCATTTTAAATGGTATTATAAAGTCTATTCGCAGAATAAATTCCTTTTGAACAGGCCTTGGTTTAAAGTTTTTAACGACAAAAAGGTCTTAGCGAGATACGATTACCTAGGCCAAGAAGAAAGCACTGAAGAATTCGGTTATTTTGGTAACACTGATCCTGCCTTTGAAATGGACATAATCCTTCCTGATGAAGTAGCTTATTTAAAAATCCATAGTATGGATGGTAATCGGGTAGAAGAAGATGGAAAGGAAATAAGAAGGTTTTATGAAGAAATAAAAGATTACGAAAAGCTTATAATAGATATTAGAGGAAATACTGGCGGAAGTGACTACTATTGGCAAGAAAATGTTATTTCTCCTTTAGCTAAGAAGTCAATTACCGTAAGTAATTATCTATTCATAAGAGGAGATTACGGTAACCCCTTTTACAGATCACGGGGCATAAAGCTAAAGCCCATATCTCATTTAGATCAGGATATTTTAAAAAAGATGCCAGAGGAAGTAGAAAGGAATTTCCAAAGATATTGGAAGGTTACCAAAACCATAAAACCTAAAGACCCTATAGATTTTAGGGGTAAAATATATCTGTTGGTTGATTATAGGGTTTATTCTTCCTCAGAAAGCTTTGCAGCCTTCTGCAAGGATAGCGGATTTGCTACCCTGGTAGGTGAAACCACTGGTGGGGATGGAATTGGTATTGACCCCTTATTCTTTTCGCTGCCAAATAGTGGAATAGTCATAAGGTTTAGTTCTATGATGGCTTTAAATGGGGACTTTACCATTAATGAAGAAGTAAAAACCATTCCCCATATAGAGGTAAATGCTACACCAATTAAGGATTATAGATATGACAAAGCTATTCAGTATGTAGTTAACGAAAATTAA
- the abc-f gene encoding ribosomal protection-like ABC-F family protein → MLVLDISKLKKYYGDRLILDIKDLKIYREDKVGIVGLNGSGKTTLLNLISKDVLPDEGFIRRFGNISYIKQLEYGNAEIAHGKYISEFGLKGKSKSYMSGGELTRLKIAEAFSKDCSLLLADEPTSNLDLDGINMLLEKLLNFDNALLIVSHDRDLLDRVCNKILEIEDGHVKLYDGNYSDHKEQKELERKTKELEYEKYIKEKKRLERAIIETKNKSRSIKKTPRRMGISEARLHKMGNQSAKRSLEKKAKAIQSRLEKLEVKEKVKDLEKVRVDILGDEIHTKILIEGQDINKSFGKRTLFKKGNFQIYNGSKTALIGDNGSGKTTLLNMIMNEEKGIKISRKAKIGYFSQDLSILDENKSIIENIMKTSIYDETTIRIILARLLFKREDVYKKVKVLSGGERVKVSLAKILSSDFNMLILDEPTNYLDIYSIEAVEEALLDYEGTILFVSHDRRFIDRIADNIIYIENQKIRTFNGRLKELEDSKNKSKDMDKKILEEKAILEYKLSEILGKLSLADKNDAIEALDKEYNEIVEKLKRLNEN, encoded by the coding sequence ATGCTTGTTTTAGATATTAGTAAGCTGAAAAAATATTATGGAGACAGGTTGATTCTAGATATTAAGGATTTAAAAATATATAGGGAAGATAAGGTAGGAATAGTTGGTTTAAATGGCAGTGGGAAAACCACTTTGTTAAACTTGATTTCCAAAGACGTATTGCCAGATGAAGGATTTATAAGAAGATTTGGGAATATATCCTATATCAAACAGTTGGAATATGGAAATGCAGAAATAGCCCACGGAAAGTATATATCAGAATTTGGCTTGAAGGGTAAGAGCAAATCCTATATGAGTGGGGGAGAATTGACCAGACTAAAAATAGCTGAAGCTTTTTCCAAAGATTGCAGCCTGCTTCTTGCAGATGAGCCTACATCTAATCTGGATTTAGATGGAATTAATATGCTGCTAGAAAAGTTATTAAATTTCGATAATGCCTTGTTAATAGTTTCCCATGACAGGGATTTACTAGATAGGGTATGTAATAAGATTTTGGAAATTGAAGATGGTCATGTAAAATTATATGATGGGAATTACTCTGACCATAAAGAACAGAAGGAGCTGGAAAGAAAAACTAAGGAATTAGAATATGAAAAGTATATTAAGGAGAAAAAGAGACTGGAAAGGGCAATCATTGAAACCAAAAACAAGTCTAGAAGTATTAAGAAAACACCAAGACGGATGGGAATTTCAGAAGCTAGACTTCATAAAATGGGGAATCAAAGCGCAAAGAGGAGCTTAGAGAAAAAAGCAAAGGCTATACAAAGCAGGTTAGAAAAGTTAGAGGTGAAGGAGAAGGTAAAGGATCTAGAAAAAGTAAGGGTAGATATATTGGGAGACGAAATTCACACAAAGATCCTTATAGAAGGTCAAGATATAAATAAATCCTTTGGTAAGAGAACATTATTTAAGAAGGGGAATTTTCAAATTTATAATGGCAGTAAAACTGCCCTTATAGGGGATAACGGTAGTGGAAAAACTACTTTACTAAACATGATAATGAATGAGGAAAAGGGTATTAAAATATCCCGTAAAGCAAAAATAGGATATTTTAGTCAGGATTTAAGCATATTAGATGAGAATAAATCCATAATAGAAAATATTATGAAAACAAGTATTTATGATGAAACCACCATAAGGATTATACTTGCTAGATTGTTGTTTAAAAGGGAAGATGTATATAAGAAGGTTAAGGTATTAAGCGGTGGGGAAAGGGTTAAGGTTTCACTAGCGAAAATATTAAGCTCTGATTTTAATATGCTCATATTAGATGAACCTACCAATTATTTGGATATTTACTCCATAGAAGCTGTGGAAGAAGCTTTATTGGATTATGAAGGAACTATTTTATTTGTATCCCATGATAGAAGGTTCATAGATAGAATTGCAGATAATATTATCTATATTGAGAACCAAAAGATAAGAACCTTTAATGGGAGATTAAAAGAATTGGAAGATAGCAAGAATAAATCTAAAGATATGGATAAAAAGATATTAGAAGAAAAGGCAATCCTTGAATATAAGCTATCGGAAATATTAGGAAAACTTTCTTTGGCTGATAAAAACGATGCTATAGAAGCATTGGATAAAGAATATAATGAGATAGTAGAAAAATTAAAAAGGCTTAACGAAAATTAA